The following nucleotide sequence is from Acidobacteriota bacterium.
TAGTGAGTAGCGAGTAGCGAGTAGTCAGGTTAAGTGAAATAGCAAAATGGCGAAATAGTGAAATAGCGAAATAGCCTTTTTCAGAAGAAGATTCCCTCCTGGGAACTACAAGGAGAAACCTATGTCTCTTCGAATTGAAAAAAATGGACCGTTGACGACTGTGATTTTAGATCGTCGCGAAGTCCGCAATGCGGTTGACCGCCCGACGGCTCAAGCCCTGGCTGATGCGTTCCGTGAATTTGAAGCTGATTCAAATGCCCTGGTTGGGGTGTTGTGCGGCGACCACGGAACGTTTTGCGCCGGAGCTGATTTAAAAGCGATTGCCACCGGAACCGGAAACCGGTTGGAACCGACCGGGGATGGACCAATGGGGCCCTCGCGAATCGTGCTTTCCAAACCTGTGATTGCTGCCATTTCGGGGTATGCCGTGGCTGGCGGACTCGAACTGGCCTTGTGGTGCGACCTTCGCGTGATGGAAGCCGATGCCGTGGCAGGTGTGTTTTGCCGTCGGTGGGGAGTTCCTCTCATTGACGGAGGTACGGTTCGACTTCCCCGATTGATTGGGCTGAGTCGTGCCCTGGATTTGATCCTGACCGGACGGCCAGTTCTGGCAGAAGAAGCATTGAGCCTGGGACTGGTCAATCGGGTCGTTCCGACAGGGAAAGCTCGCGAAGCCGCCGAGGAACTTGCCTGGCAACTCGCCGCCTTTCCACAAACCTGCCTGCGGGCAGATCGCATTTCCGCTTATGAAAGTTTTGACCGACCACTCGAAGCCGCCATGGCCTTTGAATTTGAGAATGCCAAACCTGTGTTACAGGCTGAAACCCAGGCCGGAGCCCAACGCTTTGCCGAAGGCGCCGGACGTCACGGCGCATTTGATTCCAAAGCACCAACAAAGTCTTGAAAAGAGCCTTGCAAACCTATTTTGTCCACGCGTGGACAAACCACTTAACTCTCTGAATTGACTTGAGTTCTTCAATCATTCGTGACGAGTTTTTGTATGTGTTGCCCGTGGACAAAAGACTAACAAATTGATACCACTGTGACTGAATAAGAATCCAGCAAGAACCCCAGGTCTTTTATCTTCATTCTTCATTCCTCTTCGGTTTTCCTCTGTGTTCCTCTGTGTCCTCTGTGGTGAGATTTTGTTTCCCTTAATTGATCTTCCTGGTTTGATTCAGAAAAGGCTGACCTTCGGCAGTAAGAATCGTCAGTGGATAAATCGCCGTCCCGTAAGCCACCTGTCGGAGAATGTTTACGACTTCCTCGCCGCGCAACGGAAGCTGATCAATTTCCTCCAGGGTTAACCAGGCAGCTTCGAGGGAGTCTCCATCAGGAGTGCTCTTCGGCGGAGTGTCATCAACTGGATGCGCCGTAAAAATCACTCTGAAGCGGGTGCTGCCTTCCAGCGAGGGTGAGTGCTCAAATCGCAGCACACCATCAACTTCGATTGGAATTCCAGCTTCTTCAAGCGTTTCGCGTTGGGCGGCTTTCACCAGGGACTCACCCGGCTCAACCCGTCCTGCCGGAAGGTACCATAACTGGCCGTGCTTGCGTTCGTGAACCAGTAAAAACCGGTGGCCGAGTCGAACCACTACCAACACAAAAAACCAGGTTGGGGTCGGTTGTTTTACCATTGAACCTCCTTTTTGTCCACGCGTGGACAAACCACTTAACTCTCTGAATTGACTTGAGTTCTTCAATCATTCGTGACGAGTTTTTGTATGTGTTGCCCGTGGACAAAAGACTAACAAATTGATACCACTGTGACTGAATAAGAATCCAGCATAAAGGCGTCGGTGACTTCCTGCCGGGTGAAATACACCGTGTGATAGACCTCCGGCGTTTTGCCAAAGTCCAGTTTGTCTTTAATGAAGTTTCCAGCCTGCGGATCAATCCGGGTCATGGACGGCGTGTCCACCACCAGATCATTGGCCGTTCCACGCATCAATTCATCCACCACGCCATCCGCGACCCACTGCAACAGCCGTTTGGAGAGTTCCTTGGGTTCGTGCCTCCCAAGGAGTTTGGGTTCGAAATCGGCCACCACGGCAAAATAATTGCTGGT
It contains:
- a CDS encoding NUDIX domain-containing protein, translated to MVKQPTPTWFFVLVVVRLGHRFLLVHERKHGQLWYLPAGRVEPGESLVKAAQRETLEEAGIPIEVDGVLRFEHSPSLEGSTRFRVIFTAHPVDDTPPKSTPDGDSLEAAWLTLEEIDQLPLRGEEVVNILRQVAYGTAIYPLTILTAEGQPFLNQTRKIN
- a CDS encoding crotonase/enoyl-CoA hydratase family protein, yielding MSLRIEKNGPLTTVILDRREVRNAVDRPTAQALADAFREFEADSNALVGVLCGDHGTFCAGADLKAIATGTGNRLEPTGDGPMGPSRIVLSKPVIAAISGYAVAGGLELALWCDLRVMEADAVAGVFCRRWGVPLIDGGTVRLPRLIGLSRALDLILTGRPVLAEEALSLGLVNRVVPTGKAREAAEELAWQLAAFPQTCLRADRISAYESFDRPLEAAMAFEFENAKPVLQAETQAGAQRFAEGAGRHGAFDSKAPTKS